The Variovorax sp. S12S4 genome includes the window GCAGCCACGCCGGCTACGACGAATCGACCGACCTGCAGGCGATGGTGCGCGCCAACCTCGTGGCCGAGCGCATTGCGGTGGAAACGTACCGGCAGATGATCGCGCTGATCGGCGACAAGGACCCGACCACCCGGCGCATGCTGGAAGACATTCTTTCCGACGAGGAAGAGCACGCGGACGAGCTCAAGGACTGGCTCGGCCACTGATCTTCACGGGCCCTCGCGAGGGCTCTGCAACAAAAAGCCCGGACGAGCCGGGCTTTTTGTTTGGGACGAGGCAGAGCGCGTTCAGCTCTTCACTTCAAGCTGGTTGTCCACCGAGGTCACGCCCTGCACGCCCTTGGCGATTTCCTCGGCGCGTGCCTTTGCGGCGGCGGTGGGCGCGGGCCCCTTCAGGCTCACGGCGCCGGCCTTGGTGTCCACGTCGATCTTGATCGCGCTCAGGTCCGGGTCTTTGGCCAGGCCCGCCGCGACCGATGCGGTAATGGCGGCATCGTCCACCGTCGCGCTCGCGGCCGTACCGGCTCTCTTTGCGGCATCCGTCATGTTGGCCATGCCGTCCTTCACCTCGGCAGTGGTGCCGGAGGCATCGATCTTGGCCTTGGCGTCCTTGACGGCCTCGCCTGTCTTGGCCGCGGCAGTCTCCGCCGCCTTCTCGGTCTTTGCAATGGCGCTGTCGAGCTTCTCGCCCGCGGTGCGGTTGTCCGAGGCGTCGCAAGCGGCGAGCGTCAGTGCCGCGCCCGCCATCAGCAGCACGGCGAGCCATGTGCGTGGCGACGGCATGGCGAGGGTCTGAACAGTTCTTTTCATTGGAATCCTCCGTTTCGCTCTGAAGAGCGGGTGACGCGCGCGGGTTGCGCGCAGGGGGTCCGGACGAGACCGGACCGCCTTCCCAATCTAGCTTTCGGGCCGACGACGCGGGAGTCGTGACCGGCGCGAAACCCTGTAGGACAAGAAGGCTCAGGCCGTGACGATCCAACCCTCGATCGGATCGAAGTTCTCCGGCAAGCCGAAACCCGGCCCGGGAGTGGATACGCGTTGCGCGCTCCACGCGGCCTGAACAAGGCAAAGCACCGCATCGATGTGATCGCCGCGCGCATCTCCCGGCAATTCGGTGCGTTGCGCCTTGCTGAGCGCCACCCGCAGGCCCAGCCGCGTGTTGCCCGCCTCGAGCGCGGCGAGCAGGCTCGTGCGCGCCGCCAGCCGCTCGGGCGTTTGCTTGGCCGCCTCGTCGCTCTTGTAGCTGCGGCGGCCGATCAGCTCGCGGGCCAGCAGCCCGGGGTAGGCCTCGAGCGCGATGCGGTCTTTGTTGCTGCCGATGTGCAGCCCCGGAAGGCTCGCGCCGGCAGCCAGGAGCGGCGGCACGCCCGCATGGAGCATGAAAGCCACCGGCGGGTTGACCCATTTCATCGACGTGCTCGAACCGGCGGGCGCATCGGTGGCGCGGTGCGCAAACTTGCCGCCGACCGGGCGCGCCGCACAGAACGCGGCAAAGGTGGCGCGAATCTCCGCGCGGCTCAGGCCTGCATAGTGGGCCATGAGCGCGTTCCATTCCAGCGG containing:
- a CDS encoding BON domain-containing protein; this encodes MKRTVQTLAMPSPRTWLAVLLMAGAALTLAACDASDNRTAGEKLDSAIAKTEKAAETAAAKTGEAVKDAKAKIDASGTTAEVKDGMANMTDAAKRAGTAASATVDDAAITASVAAGLAKDPDLSAIKIDVDTKAGAVSLKGPAPTAAAKARAEEIAKGVQGVTSVDNQLEVKS
- a CDS encoding DUF429 domain-containing protein, which codes for MNSPLLFGCDFSCAPTSRKPIVVAAGRTSGAGELVLTGLQRFTTLGAWAEWLRSEPAWIGGFDFPFGLPRELVEHLRWPLEWNALMAHYAGLSRAEIRATFAAFCAARPVGGKFAHRATDAPAGSSTSMKWVNPPVAFMLHAGVPPLLAAGASLPGLHIGSNKDRIALEAYPGLLARELIGRRSYKSDEAAKQTPERLAARTSLLAALEAGNTRLGLRVALSKAQRTELPGDARGDHIDAVLCLVQAAWSAQRVSTPGPGFGLPENFDPIEGWIVTA